TAACTTTGACTTCATAACTTCCTAAAACGAATGTGTGAGTCCAGGAATATCAATTTTGGGTAAAAACAGATTCCAATGGAGATTTCACTATCAGAAACATTATTCCTGGAGTCTATGGACTTCATGGTTGGGTACCCGGATTCATTGGTGACTATCTTCACAAATCACTAGTAACAGTATCTGCAGGTCCCTTTGCTCTCTTCTTCAGTATCTGTTTCTaatgttgaagaaaaatgcTACTTCTTCAATTAGTTCTGATAGTTGATATTTATCAGGATCTTATAACCATCTTGGCATTCTGACCTATAGTCCTCCCAGAGACGGTCCTACTGTATGGGAGATTGGTTTTCCTGATCGTACTGCTAATAGCTTCTATGTTCCTGATGTGAATCCGATGTATGTCAACAAGTTATTCCTTCATAGCCCAGAAaagtaagtaaaaaaaaaaacccttctTTTAGGTGACAAACATATCCTCTCTGACTACGTACCAAATCCAGaaatatcaatgaaatgtttcttttccaaaaaaaaaaaatccaggTTCAGGCAATATGGTTTATGGGAGGGATACAGCGATTTACATCCAAGAAATGACCAAATTTTCACCGTGGGTATCAACGATCCGAAAAAAGATTGGTTCTTTGCTCAAGTTTGCAGGTTTGTACTTTGCAAATCATCACATATATTGACAAAATGAACGTTAAATTTCACTTGACAATGGCTGCTACTATCTGTAGAAGAGGGGAAGATGGTAAGTATGTTGCGACTACATGGACTATTAAGTTCAACATGACATCCTTAACTGATGGAACTTACAGGCTGAGGTTGTCCATTGCATCTGCAACACGCTCGGATTTGAAGGTACAAACAAACAGGAAAATGTTGGACAAACTTGCATTTAGTATAGTCGATTGCCCACTCGAAAGGCTCGTTCTTGTTTGTAGTAAACTGTTGTATTTTATGCCTGCAGATTAATGTCAACTCGATGGGGTCAGAGTCATCTCTGGTCTTCCAGCTGATGAATCTGGGAATGGATAACACGGTTTGTCGACATGGAAATCATGGATTGTATCGAATTTATAGCATCGACATTCCATCTTCAATGCTAGTTAAGGGAGATAATTGCATATTTCTCACGCAGGCAAGGAATGGAGATCCACTCTGTGGAATTTTATACGATTATTTAAGATTGGAAGCACCTGATGCTACTCCATGAAGTTGAAGTCAATgctattttaattgatattggTTTCGGTGTGGCCCAAATGTATTGTTAATAGGACCCCAAAGTTCTTGAAACGGGATACTCAAAGTCAAAACATTCCACTAATCATAGCCAAATTTCATGTAGTTCCGTTGTGGCACAAATGTATTGTTAAAGGTTCCCAAGTTCTTGAAAAGGGATAACTCGTAAGATTCTACTAATCAAAGCCGAATTTCACAGCAAACAACGTAATCTTGATCCTTCGCTGATTTGATTACAACAATCAATCATACACGGATATTAACTAAGACAATAAAGAAATACGGCTAACCCAAACCCCAAAATCTACATGGAATAACCATACTCTTGATTAGGCGAAAATTTAGACTGCTTCCTGTGTCAACTGTATAATTGACTCAACCTGGAGCTAGCCACATTTCTGCATGTGTATTACACAACATTCTGATTCGATCATCGGAAAGCATTTACAAAAGCCATAAGCGAGTCAACATCTCTCTTCTCAGACGGGTACTTGATCGGCCGAGAGGAATGTTTAGGGAAGAAGAGTATGGTGGGGAAGCTACCTAGCTGCAATTCCTGCTGTGcaaactctttttcttcacCGTCGGCTCTAAACTTCCCGACCTTCACTCCTGTCCCAGCTAGCTTCTCGGCCAATTCCACATAGGAACCTTCCATTGCCTGCTCAATTTGAATAGATGGAAATTTTAAGCAATCTCATAATGAAGATTGGTAATATCTCATCGTACGGTAATATCTCATCGTACATGTGTTGCAAAAATGGCAATTATATCAAAACAATATCTTACCTGACAGAAGCGGCACCATGGTGCGTACAGAACAACAATCCATGGTTCTTTTCTACCCTCCAGTCTAGCCAAATTCTCTATTCCACCCCTAGTCAAGCTCACCAAATTCTGAGACTCAAAAATATCAGCATCTGTAGAAATTCCATTTGCATCGCCATTAAGCTGGGCTGGATCTTCCTGCTTAAGATTTCCTTTGTGAAGACCACATTCCTTAGCGTTCGCATCCTCCCACCACCACCTACCTTCCCTTTCATGTTGCCATGGCAAAACTGGTCTCGTGCATGGTTCACAACCAATAGAGACGTAACCTTGTGAGTGCAATGTGTTCACAGGCACATTCATGGATCGTAAAAAGTCCCATATGTCTTTACTGCCAACGTTAGCAACTGGATTCCATTTGACCAAGCTACCAATGCCACCATCCAGCCCTTCAAAAACAGGGTCCACCTGCACAACAGGAACCTCAGACCTGGTACCAGGGGATTGATCTTTCCTTTGGCCAGTGATCCATGCTCTTAGTCCCTTCAAGGCCCTTCTCAGAGGCCTTACCTTGCGCACACGGCAGCATTCCTGGTGTCCATCCtcgtaaaaagaaaacagcCCTTTGCTTCGAACTAATGCTTGAACTTCAACAGCATCAGGAAACATGTACTCAATATGGATACCATAATGTTTTTCCACTTCATCAAAGAACTTGTATGTTTCTGGATTCAATCTTCCAGTATCCAAGCTGAAAACTCTATATGGTCGACCAGTTAAATGGGCATACTCGATCAAAGCAACATCTTCAGCACCACTGTaggaaaggaagagaaaatcttaattttcaaattctaaaaatgtcTACAAattgaatagaaaaatatagtaGCGACTCTCGATATCTCGAACAGTTTCTGTGGGGGgaataataaagtaattatAAGCTTAGAAAAAACGAGACTTAGTTTGGAGCCTGTATATGGATTGACTTTCTAAGTGAGCgcaaaaaaaatttcttccaaaTAGTCCCTTACCTTCTTGCCGTGGCAAGTTGTCAATGGCTAAGAATAATTTcgtttatgatatatatataaagaaaaaggtggAAATCGTTGAAGTATCGTCAGCACCGTTGACCAAAGAAATTTTGATACTCTTATCTCTTAAAACGTATTtccttcaaaatattatgCTTACGACAAAATTCTCCATACAGAGAAGGGAATATTTGACCAAACCGACTTTTTTAAACAGTGCTCAATATTACGAATCATGAACACGAATCCAGTTCCAGTCATTAACTTTACAAAATTGATCGGTTCAGATGTGTTACCTGAAAGCAATAGCAATATCATTGCCAAATTTCTCTAGGGCTTTGTCCATAATTTCAAGGG
This DNA window, taken from Cucumis sativus cultivar 9930 chromosome 6, Cucumber_9930_V3, whole genome shotgun sequence, encodes the following:
- the LOC101220336 gene encoding probable rhamnogalacturonate lyase B isoform X4; protein product: MRTGIPGFYCYAIYEHPSECRAFDLAQTRMVFKLRQEKFHYMAISDEKQRIMPMPEDLRPGRGEELIVPESVLLVNPINPDLKGEVDDKYQYSEDNKDGGVHGWISSSPNNIGFWIVFPSHEFRNGGPTKQNLTVHTGPTCLAMFHGTHYIGEDILTHIKEGEAWRKVFGPILVYLNSTSDVSEAHNLWIDAKEQRMQEETAWPYNFVASSFYLMARERGSISGRLLVRDRFVSSSPIPARDAHIGLSAAREEGAWQIESKEYQFWVKTDSNGDFTIRNIIPGVYGLHGWVPGFIGDYLHKSLVTVSAGSYNHLGILTYSPPRDGPTVWEIGFPDRTANSFYVPDVNPMYVNKLFLHSPEKFRQYGLWEGYSDLHPRNDQIFTVGINDPKKDWFFAQVCRRGEDGKYVATTWTIKFNMTSLTDGTYRLRLSIASATRSDLKINVNSMGSESSLVFQLMNLGMDNTVCRHGNHGLYRIYSIDIPSSMLVKGDNCIFLTQARNGDPLCGILYDYLRLEAPDATP
- the LOC101220567 gene encoding 5'-adenylylsulfate reductase 1, chloroplastic, producing the protein MALASSSSASAITGSSFSRSISASEPKAPQIGSVRLFSRPNVPASSVNYSQRRCSIEPLHAEPKRNDSVAPLAAASTAPEVVEEVEVEDYEGLAKDLESASPLEIMDKALEKFGNDIAIAFSGAEDVALIEYAHLTGRPYRVFSLDTGRLNPETYKFFDEVEKHYGIHIEYMFPDAVEVQALVRSKGLFSFYEDGHQECCRVRKVRPLRRALKGLRAWITGQRKDQSPGTRSEVPVVQVDPVFEGLDGGIGSLVKWNPVANVGSKDIWDFLRSMNVPVNTLHSQGYVSIGCEPCTRPVLPWQHEREGRWWWEDANAKECGLHKGNLKQEDPAQLNGDANGISTDADIFESQNLVSLTRGGIENLARLEGRKEPWIVVLYAPWCRFCQAMEGSYVELAEKLAGTGVKVGKFRADGEEKEFAQQELQLGSFPTILFFPKHSSRPIKYPSEKRDVDSLMAFVNAFR